The Nitrososphaerales archaeon region AGTGATGGTAAATGGTTTGAAGGTAGGTTTTGTGACCAGTGGAAGTTTTTCACCAACTTTAAAGAAACCGATCGGTTTCTGTTTTGTGCCCATACAGGTTCAAATTGGTCAATCAATAGAGGTAGATATTGGTGGTAAATTGTACAAAGCTAAGGTTACTAGCACACGATTTTATAGGCGCAAATAAGGTTTTATTGCAGGGCACTTGAATCGGGTTATGGCAGAACAGATAAGATTTACAAAAGAGCATGAATGGGTTTTGATAAGAGAAGGATTGGCAATTGTTGGAATTTCAGACTTTGCTCAAAAGCAACTTGGAGACATAGTTTCGATCGAATTGCCAAAGGTTGGCAGTAGATTCAGACAAATGCAGCCCATAGCAATAGTTGATTCCATCAAGGCCTCTTCGGATATATACTGCCCTATGAGTGGCGAGATAGTTGCAGTAAATGAATGTTTGCTTGAACATCCAGAGCTGATGAACCAATCTCCGTATGATTTGGGATGGATTGTAAAGATAAGACCTGCAAATATGGAAGAGTTTGATAACTTGATGACAAAGGCACAGTATGAGGAGTTCATTGGTGAAAAGTAGGAGATCACCATGGATTACATACCTATCACAGAGGAAGACAGAAAAGAGATGTTACGAGTAATTGGAGTGAGCAGTATAGATGATTTAGTTAAGGAATTCAGGCCGTCTCTCCAAAGACCGTTAAATCTCTCCAAACCACTAAGCGAGCTTGAACTAATACAGCATATGAGAAATTTGGCTTGTAGTAATAAGATCTTGAAGTACTTTGTAGGAGCTGGGTCATACAATCACTATGCCCCTTCTGCGGTGAGTCAGCTATTGCTCAGGGGTGAGTTCTACACGGGGTACACTCCATACCAAGCGGAGATAAATCAGGGACTTTTGCAGATCATATATGAATTTCAATCTTTCATATGTCTACTCACAGGTATGGATGTTGCCAACGCTTCACTGTACGACGGTGCTTCGGCACTGGCAGAAGCAGCGCTGATGTCTTCATCCTACAGTGGAAGGAATCGCATCTTTGTGAAGAATGGACTGCATCCCCAGTACCATGAGGTTTTAAGGACATATTGTGAAGCGACTGATCTGGAGATCACGAGCAAAATTGATGATAAGACAGCATGCGTCATTGCTCAGAATCCAGACTTTTACGGAAACATAGAAAATTTGTTAGCACTATCAGAACAGGCCCATAAGAATGGAGCACTATTTGTTACATGCGTTGTTGAACCTACCTCTCTTGCAATACTACAGCCACCGGGAAACTATGGTGCAGACATTGTTATCGGCGAAGGACAATCTTTTGGCATACCGCTAAGCTTCGGAGGCCCGTGCCTCGGGTTCATGGCTGTTAAGAATTTTCTGTTGAAGAAAATCCCAGGAAGAATTTGTGGCATTACTACCGATTCGGAAGGAAATAGAGGTTTTGTGCTCACATTGCAGGCACGGGAACAGCATATACGGAGGGAAAGAGCCACGAGCAATATAACTACAAACGAGCAGCTAATGGCTCTAGCTGCAACTATCTACTTGGCACTTATGGGCAGAAGCGGACTAACCAGGGTTGCCAAAATATCTTATAATAGAGCCCATTTGCTGCTTGAAAAGTTACAAAGTATAGGTTTCAACAGTTTAAACGAAAAAGCATTTTACAACGAGTTTCTGGTCAAGGCACCAACTTCTTGTGAAAGGATCACATCGGCCTTGCTCGAGAATGGTATACTTGGAGGGTTAGATTTAGGCGAGGATCAACTGCTAGTCTGCTGTACCGAGATGAATACGATTGAGGATATAGAAAATTACGTATCTTTAGTGAAAGGGATGCTATGAAGATTATATTCGAATACGAGGAACAAAACAGTGAGCATTTGCCTGATGAGGATATCAGGATAGATTTATCGGAAGATCTTGCAAGAAAAGACCTTCCGCTCCCAGATGTTAATGAGGTTGATGTTGTTAGGCACTATACCAATTTGTCAAGAATGAACTATGGTGTAGACATTGGTTTTTATCCATTGGGTTCCTGCACGATGAAGTATAACCCGAAGATAAACGAAGATGCGGCAAGGCTCGAGGGATTCAGAGAACTCCATCCTCACTCCCCAATAGATCATACACAGGGAGCATTGCAACTTATGTGGGAACTTGAGCAGGATCTTAAGGAGATCACAGGCATGGATAATTTTTCCCTACAACCAGCAGCTGGAGCTCAGGGAGAACTTTTAGGAATTATGATTGCAAAAGCTTACTTTAAAGAGAGGAATGAAAGGAGGACAAAGATAATAATTCCTGATTCCGCTCACGGTACAAACCCAGCAAGCGCATCTATGTGCAAGTTTGAAACTGTTACAATTCCTTCAGACTCACGGGGCAATATGGACATGAATAAGTTCAGACAGTTTCTTGACGCTAACGTAGCGGTTGTAATGCTCACGAATCCCAATACCCTTGGACTCTTCGAGGAAAACATTCTTGAGATCAGTGATCTTGCCCATACAAATGGCACACTTATGTACTGCGATGGCGCCAATATGAATGCATTACTGGGAATAACTAAACCCGGCGACCAAGGCTTCGATATGATCCATTTGAACCTACACAAGACGTTTTCAACTCCACATGGAGGGGGCGGGCCTGGCGGCGGACCACTTGGCGTAAGGTCATTTTTGGCAGATCGCCTGCCAACACCACGGGTAGTGAAACAAAATGGTAGATATACTTTAAATTATACTGCAAAGAAGTCCGTCGGTAGGATACGATCCTTCTATGGAAATTTTGGCGTGCTGGTAAGAGCGTATTGTTACATCAAATCTTGGGGTAAAAATATACGAAAGGTATCAGAACATGCGGTTTTAAATGCTAACTACCTACTTACATTGCTAAAGGATATTTATGAAGTTCCATATGATAGAAGATGTGCTCACGAGTTTGTCCTCTCTTCTAGAAGATATGGCGAAAAGAGCGCTTGGAATATTGCAAAGAGACTCATGGATTATGGTTTACATGCTCCCACAGTTTACTTCCCACTAATTGTTCGGGAGGCTTTAATGATTGAACCGACGGAAACGGAAAGCAAAGAAAGCTTAGACAGGTTTGCAACAGCTCTAAGTGACATAGCTCGTGAAATGAAAGAAAATCCCAATATCGTCAATACAGCTCCACATACAGCCCCTGTAGGTAGACTGGATGAAGTTGCAGCTGCCAGAAAACCTAATCTGCGATGGGTTCCATCATCGCAACTAGGGAGACAAAAAGATTGAAGTGCGAGGAACAATGAAAAGACTGCATAATATACACAAATCTAAAAAATTACTCAGGGTTTCACTTGAATATGACGAGGTTAATGATGCAGTTCAATCAATAAAGATCACTGGAGATTTCTTCATCTACCCTGAAGAAAGTCTAGATAAACTTGAGTCCAGTCTCGTTGGCGCTAGATTAGAAAGAGATCCTATCAAACAAAAAATCGATCTCTGGCTTAGAGATTCGGAAGTATACGGTTTTGATTCTGTATCTCTGACAGAGGCTATTCTTAGGTCCGTGGAGCGTGATGAACTTCAAGTTTAACGAGATTAGAGTTTTGGAAACGGCGTTCAATAACGGAGCATGGAATATGGCACTCGACGAAGTCTTATTGAATAGTGTGAATGATGTTCCAGTTCTGAGACTCTATGGGTGGAAACCCGCTGCCGTGTCAATTGGCTATTTTCAGAGTATGAAGGAGGAAGTTGATGTGGAAAAGTGTAAATCCATGGACATAGATGTCGTCAGAAGAATAACTGGCGGTGGTGCTGTCTTGCACGATTCTGAATTAACTTACTCCTTTATTACAAGAAAGTATCCGCAAAATATAATGGAATCCTACCAGTTAATATGCGATGCAGTAATAGTATGTCTTAATAAACTTGGCTTCGACGCAGAATTTGTGCCTTTAAATGATATAGTTATCGATGGCAGGAAAGTGTCAGGGAACGCTCAAACGAGGAAGAATGGTTCCCTGTTGCAGCATGGAACTATATTGTTAGACGTTGACGCCGAGAAGATGTTCACAGTGCTTAATGTGCCTTCGGAAAAGATGAGAGACAAGTTAGTTAACGATGTACGCGAAAGGGTGATGGGATTGAAAAGGCCCTTTAATGAAGTTGCGAAAACTCTGAAAGAGGCATTTTGCGAAAAATTTGATTCCCAGCCTATTATCGACAAGTTAACTAAGGATGAAGATTACAACGTAAGGAAGTTGGTAAAGCTAAAATATGCTACACACGAATGGAATTGGAAAAGATGATCTCCTAAGATTTATTGCTTAGCATCTTGAATCTCAGGCCATGTACGATGCTGTAGTCATAGGAGGGGGACCCGGAGGGTATGTTTGTGCAATAAGAGCCGCCCAAGTCGGTGGCAAGATTTGCCTGATTGAAAAGAACGGTCTTGGAGGAACTTGTACACAGAAAGGTTGCATTCCAACAAAATTCCTTCACTCCATGGGAGACATAGCAAGGAGAGCAACAGCAGCCAAGAAGAATGGAATAGATGCAAAGATTCGTATCGATTATAGGTTATTAAAGTCAGGCATGCAGGATACGGTTGATAAACTTGCTTCAGGCATCAGATTTCTCCTGCAGAGCTATGGCGTTCATCTAGTAGAAGGTGAGGGGCATATAGT contains the following coding sequences:
- the gcvPB gene encoding aminomethyl-transferring glycine dehydrogenase subunit GcvPB, whose protein sequence is MKIIFEYEEQNSEHLPDEDIRIDLSEDLARKDLPLPDVNEVDVVRHYTNLSRMNYGVDIGFYPLGSCTMKYNPKINEDAARLEGFRELHPHSPIDHTQGALQLMWELEQDLKEITGMDNFSLQPAAGAQGELLGIMIAKAYFKERNERRTKIIIPDSAHGTNPASASMCKFETVTIPSDSRGNMDMNKFRQFLDANVAVVMLTNPNTLGLFEENILEISDLAHTNGTLMYCDGANMNALLGITKPGDQGFDMIHLNLHKTFSTPHGGGGPGGGPLGVRSFLADRLPTPRVVKQNGRYTLNYTAKKSVGRIRSFYGNFGVLVRAYCYIKSWGKNIRKVSEHAVLNANYLLTLLKDIYEVPYDRRCAHEFVLSSRRYGEKSAWNIAKRLMDYGLHAPTVYFPLIVREALMIEPTETESKESLDRFATALSDIAREMKENPNIVNTAPHTAPVGRLDEVAAARKPNLRWVPSSQLGRQKD
- the gcvH gene encoding glycine cleavage system protein GcvH: MAEQIRFTKEHEWVLIREGLAIVGISDFAQKQLGDIVSIELPKVGSRFRQMQPIAIVDSIKASSDIYCPMSGEIVAVNECLLEHPELMNQSPYDLGWIVKIRPANMEEFDNLMTKAQYEEFIGEK
- the gcvPA gene encoding aminomethyl-transferring glycine dehydrogenase subunit GcvPA, which produces MDYIPITEEDRKEMLRVIGVSSIDDLVKEFRPSLQRPLNLSKPLSELELIQHMRNLACSNKILKYFVGAGSYNHYAPSAVSQLLLRGEFYTGYTPYQAEINQGLLQIIYEFQSFICLLTGMDVANASLYDGASALAEAALMSSSYSGRNRIFVKNGLHPQYHEVLRTYCEATDLEITSKIDDKTACVIAQNPDFYGNIENLLALSEQAHKNGALFVTCVVEPTSLAILQPPGNYGADIVIGEGQSFGIPLSFGGPCLGFMAVKNFLLKKIPGRICGITTDSEGNRGFVLTLQAREQHIRRERATSNITTNEQLMALAATIYLALMGRSGLTRVAKISYNRAHLLLEKLQSIGFNSLNEKAFYNEFLVKAPTSCERITSALLENGILGGLDLGEDQLLVCCTEMNTIEDIENYVSLVKGML
- a CDS encoding lipoate protein ligase C-terminal domain-containing protein, with the translated sequence MKRLHNIHKSKKLLRVSLEYDEVNDAVQSIKITGDFFIYPEESLDKLESSLVGARLERDPIKQKIDLWLRDSEVYGFDSVSLTEAILRSVERDELQV
- a CDS encoding biotin/lipoate A/B protein ligase family protein, producing the protein MNFKFNEIRVLETAFNNGAWNMALDEVLLNSVNDVPVLRLYGWKPAAVSIGYFQSMKEEVDVEKCKSMDIDVVRRITGGGAVLHDSELTYSFITRKYPQNIMESYQLICDAVIVCLNKLGFDAEFVPLNDIVIDGRKVSGNAQTRKNGSLLQHGTILLDVDAEKMFTVLNVPSEKMRDKLVNDVRERVMGLKRPFNEVAKTLKEAFCEKFDSQPIIDKLTKDEDYNVRKLVKLKYATHEWNWKR